TGCTGCACGACGCCGGAGTCCGCATCGGCACCACGCTCGACGTCACCCGCACGGCGGAGGAACTGGCCGACGTGGCCGTCCCCCGCTTCGCCGACTTCGCGGCCGTGGACCTCCCCGTCTCCGTCCTGCTCGGCGACGAGCCGGAGCCCCTCGGCCCCGGCACCCGGCTGCGCAGGGTCGCGCTGAGCGCCGTACACGAGGAGTCGCACCTGTACGGGGTCGGCGACCCGGTGCGCTACGTCCCCTCCACCCCGCAGGCCCGCAGCTGGGAGACCGGCCGCTCGGTGCTGGAACCCGTCCTCGCGGAGGCGGGCGGCTGGCTCGCCCAGGACCCGGCCCGGCTGGAGCGCGCCCTCGCCGCAGGCATCCACTCCCTGATCACCGTGCCGCTGCGCGCACGCGGCGCGACCCTCGGCGTCGTCAGCTTCTACCGCTCCGAGCAGCCCGCCCCGTTCGAGGACGACGACTTGTCCCTGGCCCAGGAACTGGTCGGCCGCGCGGCGATCTGCATCGACAACGCCCGCCGCTACACCCGCGAGCACAACACCGCCCTCGCCCTGCAACGCAGCCTGCTGCCGCGCGGCCGCCCCGACCAGAGCGCGGTCGAGGTCGCCTACCGCTACCTCCCCGCCCAGGCGGGCGTCGGCGGCGACTGGTTCGACGTCGTCCCGCTCTCCGGCGCCCGCGTCGCCCTCGTCGTCGGGGACGTCGTCGGCCACGGCCTGCACGCCGCCGCGACCATGGGCCGACTGCGCACCGCCGTCCACAACTTCTGCGCCCTCGATCTGCCCCCGGACGAACTGCTCACCCACCTCGACGACCTCGTCGGCCGCCTCGACCGGGGCGAGGGCTGGGCGGTGGAGAACACCCACGAGGACTCCGGCATCGTCGGCGCGACCTGTCTGTACGCCGTCTACGACCCGGTGTCCCGGCGCTGCACGCTCGCCCGCGCCGGGCACCCGCTGCCGGCGGTCGTCGCCCCGGACGGGACGGTGGACTTCGTCGACCTGCCCTCGGGGCCCCCGCTGGGCCTCGGCGGCATGCCCTTCGAGACCGCCGAACTCGAACTGGCCGAGGGCAGTCAGCTGGTCCTCTACACCGACGGCCTGGTCGAGGACCGGCACCGCGACATCGACACCGGCCTCGACCGGCTCCGTACCGTCCTGGCCCGCCCCGACCGCGCCCCCGAGGACACCTGCGAGGCGGTTCTCGACGCCCTGCTCCCGGCCCGGCCCTGCGACGACGTGGCCCTCCTCGTCGCCCGCACGAACACGCTGGGCCCGGAGCGGGTCGCCCAGTGGGACCTGCCCAGCGACCCGGCGGTCGTCTCCCGCGCCCGGGAGGCCGTCACCGGGCAGCTCGCCGCCTGGGGCCTGGACGACCTGGCCTTCACCACCGAGCTGGTGGCCAGCGAACTCGTCACCAACGCCATCCGCCACGCCACCGGCCCGGTCCAGCTCCGGCTGCTGCGCGACCGCGCGCTGATCTGCGAGGTCTACGACGGCAGCGGCACCTCACCCCGGCTGCGCCGCGCCCGCACCGAGGACGAGGGCGGCCGGGGCCTCTTCCTCGTGGCCCAGCTCACCGAACGCTGGGGCACGCGCTACACCCCCGACGGCAAGACCATCTGGACCGAACAGCCCCTGCCCCGACCGTGACGGCGACTCGACGCGGCGACTCGACTCGACGCGGCGATCCGACGCGGCGACTCAGTCGTCCGGGACGCCCGCCCCGCTCAGCGCGGGCACGGTGCTCTCCACCCGCGCCAGCGACCGCGCGCCCAGCCGGAACTGTTCGAGCTTGTCGACGATCGTCCGCCCGACCGGCCGGTGCCCCCAGACACTGATGCCCTGGTGGGTGCTGGGCTCCCAGGTGGACTCGTCGACGACGATCGGGTTCCAGCCCACCTCCCACTCGAAGCCCGACGGTGTACGGGCGTAGTACGACAGCTCCCTGTCGTTGGTGTGCCGGCCGACCGACAGGGCCATGTCGAAGCCGAGTTCACACACCCGCTGATAGCTGCGGGCGACGTCGTCGAGGCTCTCCACCTGCACGTTGAGGTGCTGGACCCGGGTGCGGACGGGGTCGACGGGCAGCCCGCGCACGGCGGCGATCGCGATCGAGTGGTGGCGTTCGTTCACCCGCAGGAAGCGAATCTTGAACTTGACGCCGCTGATGGTCTCGTCGATGTAGTCGGTCAGCCGCGCGTCGAAGACCGTGTCGAAGTAGCCCCGCAGCCGCGCCGGCCTGGCGGACGTGATCGCCACGTGCCCCATTCCCGACTCACCCGTGACGAACCCGGAGGCGAGCATTCGCAACGGCTCGTCGGAGATGACCGGCGTCGTGTAGATCTCCTGGGTGATCCTCTTGGGACCGGGGAACCGCAGCAGCCGTTCCACCCCGCGCAGCGCCGCCTCCTCGGCGGTCCCCACCCGGACGGGTACGCCGTGCGCGCGCACCCGCGCCTCGATCCGCTCGAACGTGGCGTGGTCGTCGAGGTGCCAGCCGATGGCGACGACGTCCTCCGCCGGGCCCCGCCGCAGCAGGAACCGGCAGGCGTGGTCGTCCAGCCGGAACCGCATCAGCCCGCTGTCGAGCTCGTCCCGGTGCATCCCGATCGTGTCGGTGCCGAACCGCCGCCAGTCGGCGAACCGCTCGGTCTCGACGACCAGGTACCCGAGGTGCACGGCCCCGAAGACCGAAGCGGCGTACGGCGCCCCGCTCCCTGGTGATCCGCCGTTCGGCGCCGCGACGCTCATCGTCGGCCCGCCAGGAAGTCCGCGCACAGCGCGTTGAACAGCTCGGCGCGCTCCCACTGCACCCAGTGCCCGGTGTTGGCCACCAGGTACAGATCGCAGTTGGGCATGCGCTCGGCCAGCATCCGCCCGCCGGACGGCCGGTTGACCTTGTCGGCGGCGCCCCAGAGCACCAGCGTGGGCACGGGCAGCCGACGCAGCCGGTCGTCACGGGTGAAGTCCATCCGCCACAGCGTGCGCAGCGCGTTCGGCCCCGACGGGCGGCGCAGCGGCGGGGCCGCCAGAACCTCGGGGTCGATGCTCGCCTCGTACCGGGCGTCGATCACCGAGTCCGGCACCTCGGCCGCGTTGAAGACCAGATGGTCGCGGATGAACCTCTCCAGCTTCAGCCGGGAGGGCCCGTCGCCGCCGTAGTAGTTCAGCAGGCTGTTGAGGCCCGGCGTCGGCAGCGCGCGGGTCGTGCCGTCGCCGCCGGGCCCCATCAGGACCATGCGGTCCACACGGTCCGGGGTGTCGAGGGCGAGGCGCAGGGCGCAGGCACCGCCGTAGGAGTTGCCGACCAGGTGGGCGCGTTCGAGCCCGAGGACGTCCATGGCCCCGCAGATGTGGTCGGCCAGATGCCCGAACGGGTCGGCCGCGTCGATGCCCT
This genomic stretch from Streptomyces deccanensis harbors:
- a CDS encoding VOC family protein, encoding MSVAAPNGGSPGSGAPYAASVFGAVHLGYLVVETERFADWRRFGTDTIGMHRDELDSGLMRFRLDDHACRFLLRRGPAEDVVAIGWHLDDHATFERIEARVRAHGVPVRVGTAEEAALRGVERLLRFPGPKRITQEIYTTPVISDEPLRMLASGFVTGESGMGHVAITSARPARLRGYFDTVFDARLTDYIDETISGVKFKIRFLRVNERHHSIAIAAVRGLPVDPVRTRVQHLNVQVESLDDVARSYQRVCELGFDMALSVGRHTNDRELSYYARTPSGFEWEVGWNPIVVDESTWEPSTHQGISVWGHRPVGRTIVDKLEQFRLGARSLARVESTVPALSGAGVPDD
- a CDS encoding alpha/beta fold hydrolase; protein product: MTLSTRLPGMRESLFDVAGKPIFVSEAGAPDATPVLLLHGGGPGASGVSNYTRNIGELAQEYRVIVPDLPGYGRSGKGIDAADPFGHLADHICGAMDVLGLERAHLVGNSYGGACALRLALDTPDRVDRMVLMGPGGDGTTRALPTPGLNSLLNYYGGDGPSRLKLERFIRDHLVFNAAEVPDSVIDARYEASIDPEVLAAPPLRRPSGPNALRTLWRMDFTRDDRLRRLPVPTLVLWGAADKVNRPSGGRMLAERMPNCDLYLVANTGHWVQWERAELFNALCADFLAGRR
- a CDS encoding SpoIIE family protein phosphatase, translated to MSPLSVSWDDIGGLVDAHERFLAGAHVDSDVRDPVLDSWKRCRSAGLEPHRLLIPFVPDLAMEDPFLRAADPVLTQLTTSLANVSMTVVLCDGQARMVQRHGGDRQLLTRLDEVNFAPGFCASEAAAGTNGVGTALAERQPVLVLGREHFADCLSPFACAGAPVRNPLSGRVEAVLDLTCLRDDGDPAMLRLVREAAHDIEAALLEQATERERALLAAYRRAARAAAGPGPGPVPGAGAGAVSGGAAVTGTDIWPRQPGRPPSAWGDDGRYAETLGRVDLALLREKAEELIASPHRTLDEVTLSGNRVATLLRRPIMSESGETGVVVEARVLGGPQLRHTRLTTPPEAPPAQPPTPPRPLRVATGTAPAPPSPPGPPTGQQPSPRPTPRPTTAPPPPTVLLRPRAPTPLRPRPTRTPPPTPQTTPQTTPTPTPQAPSRLTPTPTSTPTPVSSLDPAPDSRLLLIGEPGVGRLAVLARRRLELLHDAGVRIGTTLDVTRTAEELADVAVPRFADFAAVDLPVSVLLGDEPEPLGPGTRLRRVALSAVHEESHLYGVGDPVRYVPSTPQARSWETGRSVLEPVLAEAGGWLAQDPARLERALAAGIHSLITVPLRARGATLGVVSFYRSEQPAPFEDDDLSLAQELVGRAAICIDNARRYTREHNTALALQRSLLPRGRPDQSAVEVAYRYLPAQAGVGGDWFDVVPLSGARVALVVGDVVGHGLHAAATMGRLRTAVHNFCALDLPPDELLTHLDDLVGRLDRGEGWAVENTHEDSGIVGATCLYAVYDPVSRRCTLARAGHPLPAVVAPDGTVDFVDLPSGPPLGLGGMPFETAELELAEGSQLVLYTDGLVEDRHRDIDTGLDRLRTVLARPDRAPEDTCEAVLDALLPARPCDDVALLVARTNTLGPERVAQWDLPSDPAVVSRAREAVTGQLAAWGLDDLAFTTELVASELVTNAIRHATGPVQLRLLRDRALICEVYDGSGTSPRLRRARTEDEGGRGLFLVAQLTERWGTRYTPDGKTIWTEQPLPRP